One genomic segment of Fusobacterium nucleatum includes these proteins:
- a CDS encoding nickel/cobalt transporter, which translates to MKKIIKYIVGIIAIALIYLLISNFNLIMYKIAIYQQEIVEKISELIEKENEKIVYTMLFFTFLYGIVHSFGPGHGKTLVLTYSVKEKLNLAKLLLVSFLIAYLQGLSAYILVKFIINLSDKASMMLFYDLDNRTRLIASVLIILIGLYNIYSVLRNKSCEHCHETKVKNILVFSIVLGLCPCPGVMTVLLFLESFGLSENLFLFTLSMSTGIFLVILLFGILANTFKKTLVEEKNFKLHKILALIGASLMILFGIFQILILGE; encoded by the coding sequence ATGAAAAAAATTATTAAATATATAGTTGGAATAATTGCTATTGCATTAATTTATTTATTGATTTCAAATTTTAATTTAATTATGTATAAAATAGCAATATATCAACAAGAAATAGTTGAAAAGATAAGTGAATTAATAGAAAAAGAAAATGAAAAAATTGTCTATACAATGTTATTCTTTACTTTCCTATATGGAATAGTCCATTCTTTTGGACCAGGTCATGGTAAAACCTTAGTTTTAACATATTCAGTAAAAGAAAAATTAAATTTGGCTAAATTGCTTTTAGTATCTTTTTTAATAGCATATTTACAAGGTTTATCTGCATATATATTAGTAAAATTTATTATAAATCTTTCAGATAAAGCCTCTATGATGCTATTCTATGATTTAGATAATAGAACTAGATTAATTGCCTCTGTTTTGATTATCTTAATTGGTTTATATAATATTTATTCAGTTTTAAGAAATAAAAGTTGTGAACATTGCCATGAAACAAAGGTAAAAAATATTTTAGTTTTTTCTATTGTTTTAGGACTTTGTCCTTGTCCTGGTGTAATGACTGTACTTCTATTTTTAGAAAGCTTTGGACTTAGTGAAAATTTATTTTTATTTACTTTATCAATGTCAACTGGAATATTTTTAGTGATATTGCTTTTTGGAATTTTAGCTAATACTTTTAAAAAGACTTTAGTTGAAGAGAAGAATTTTAAATTACATAAAATTTTAGCTTTAATTGGAGCTAGTCTTATGATTTTATTTGGTATATTTCAAATATTAATTTTGGGGGAATAA
- a CDS encoding Type 1 glutamine amidotransferase-like domain-containing protein — protein sequence MKNLFLCSYFAGVKDTFKDFMNNDTKGKKVLFIPTANIDEETKFLVDEAKEVFKSLEIEVEDLEISKLDEKTIKNKIEKANYLYIGGGNTFYLLQELKRKNLIDFIKNRVDSGMVYIGESAGAIITSKDIEYSDLMDDVTVAKDLKEYSGLNLVDFYMVPHLNEFPFEESSKQIVEKYKDKLNIIAINNSQAIIVKDDKFEIK from the coding sequence ATGAAAAATCTATTTTTATGTTCATATTTCGCAGGAGTAAAAGATACATTTAAAGATTTTATGAATAATGATACCAAAGGAAAGAAAGTATTATTTATCCCCACTGCTAATATAGATGAGGAAACTAAATTTTTAGTTGATGAAGCAAAAGAAGTATTTAAAAGTCTTGAAATAGAAGTAGAAGATTTAGAAATTTCAAAACTAGATGAAAAAACTATTAAAAATAAAATAGAAAAAGCTAACTATTTATATATTGGTGGTGGAAATACATTCTATTTATTACAAGAATTAAAAAGAAAAAACTTAATTGATTTTATAAAAAATAGAGTTGATTCTGGAATGGTATATATTGGAGAATCAGCTGGAGCAATAATCACTTCTAAAGATATAGAATATTCTGACTTAATGGATGATGTAACTGTTGCAAAAGATTTAAAAGAATATTCAGGATTAAATTTAGTTGACTTCTATATGGTTCCTCACTTAAATGAATTTCCTTTTGAAGAAAGCTCAAAACAAATAGTTGAAAAATATAAGGATAAATTAAATATTATTGCTATAAATAATAGTCAGGCTATTATTGTAAAAGATGATAAATTTGAAATTAAATAA
- the rplU gene encoding 50S ribosomal protein L21 gives MYAVIKTGGKQYKVTEGDVLKVEKLNAEVNTTVELTEVLLVAGGDNAVKVGKPLVEGAKVVVEVLSQGKGPKVINFKYKPKKASHRKKGHRQLFTEVKVTSIIA, from the coding sequence ATGTACGCAGTAATTAAAACTGGTGGAAAACAGTATAAAGTTACAGAAGGTGATGTATTAAAAGTAGAAAAATTAAATGCTGAAGTTAATACGACTGTTGAATTAACAGAAGTTCTTTTAGTAGCTGGTGGAGACAACGCAGTTAAAGTTGGTAAACCATTAGTAGAAGGAGCAAAAGTAGTTGTGGAAGTTTTATCTCAAGGTAAAGGTCCAAAAGTAATTAACTTCAAATACAAGCCTAAAAAAGCTAGTCACAGAAAAAAAGGACATAGACAACTTTTTACTGAAGTAAAAGTAACTTCAATAATAGCATAG
- a CDS encoding ribosomal-processing cysteine protease Prp, translating to MTKVEIFRKNGSIVGYKASGHSGYSEQGSDIICSAITTSLQMTLAGIQEVLKLEPKFKMNDGFLDVDLRNISQNKFTEINILTESMALFLRELAKQYPKYIRLVEKEEK from the coding sequence ATGACTAAGGTAGAAATTTTTAGAAAAAATGGTAGTATAGTAGGATATAAAGCAAGTGGACATTCTGGATATTCAGAACAAGGTAGTGATATTATTTGTTCTGCTATCACAACATCATTACAAATGACTTTAGCAGGAATTCAAGAAGTGTTAAAATTAGAACCTAAATTTAAAATGAATGATGGTTTTCTTGATGTTGATTTAAGAAATATTAGCCAAAATAAATTTACAGAAATAAATATACTCACAGAATCTATGGCTTTATTTTTAAGAGAATTAGCTAAGCAATATCCTAAATACATTAGACTTGTAGAAAAGGAGGAAAAGTAA
- the rpmA gene encoding 50S ribosomal protein L27 yields the protein MQFLFNIQLFAHKKGQGSVKNGRDSNPKYLGVKKYDGEVVKAGNIIVRQRGTKYHPGNNMGIGKDHTLFALIDGYVKFERLGKNKKQISIYSEK from the coding sequence ATGCAATTTTTATTTAATATACAATTATTTGCACATAAAAAAGGGCAAGGTTCTGTTAAAAACGGAAGAGACTCTAATCCTAAATATCTTGGAGTTAAAAAATATGATGGAGAAGTTGTAAAAGCTGGTAACATCATAGTTAGACAAAGAGGAACTAAATACCATCCAGGAAATAATATGGGAATTGGTAAAGACCACACTCTTTTCGCTTTAATTGATGGATATGTAAAATTTGAAAGATTAGGAAAAAATAAAAAACAAATTTCTATATATTCAGAAAAATAA
- the pckA gene encoding phosphoenolpyruvate carboxykinase (ATP): MKMYGLEKLGISNMIAAHYNLSPAQLVEKALANNEGTLSDTGAFVISTGKYTGRAPDDKFFVDTPKVHKYIDWTRNQPIEKEKFNAIFGKLVAYLQNREIFIFDGKAGADPEYTRRFRVINELASQNLFIHQLLIRTDEEYNENNDIDFTIISAPNFHCVPEIDGVNSEAAIIIDFESKLAIICGTRYSGEIKKSVFSIMNYIMPHENILPMHCSANMDPVTHETAIFFGLSGTGKTTLSADPNRKLIGDDEHGWCDKGIFNFEGGCYAKCINLKEESEPEIYRAIKFGSLVENVVVDPITRKIQYEDASITPNTRVGYPIHYIPNAELSGVGGIPKVVIFLTADSFGVLPPISRLSQEAAMYHFVTGFTAKLAGTELGVKEPVPTFSTCFGEPFMPMDPSVYAEMLGERLKKHNTKVYLINTGWSGGAYGTGKRINLKYTRAMVTAVLNGYFDNAEYKHDEIFNLDIPQSCPDVPSEIMNPIDTWQDRDKYIVAAKKLANLFYNNFKEKYPNMPENITNAGPTYND, translated from the coding sequence ATGAAAATGTATGGACTTGAAAAATTAGGAATTAGTAATATGATAGCAGCGCATTATAATTTAAGCCCTGCACAGCTTGTAGAAAAAGCTTTGGCAAATAATGAAGGAACATTAAGTGACACTGGTGCCTTTGTTATATCAACTGGTAAATATACTGGTCGTGCACCAGATGATAAATTTTTTGTAGACACTCCAAAAGTTCATAAGTATATTGACTGGACTAGAAATCAACCTATTGAAAAAGAAAAATTTAATGCAATTTTTGGAAAATTAGTTGCTTATTTACAAAATCGTGAAATTTTTATTTTTGATGGAAAAGCAGGAGCTGATCCAGAATACACAAGAAGATTTCGTGTTATAAATGAATTAGCTAGTCAAAACTTATTTATTCATCAACTATTAATTAGAACAGATGAAGAATACAATGAAAACAATGATATTGACTTTACTATTATTTCAGCACCTAATTTTCATTGTGTACCTGAAATAGATGGAGTAAATTCAGAAGCTGCTATAATAATTGATTTTGAAAGTAAGTTAGCTATTATCTGTGGAACAAGATACTCAGGTGAAATTAAGAAAAGTGTATTCTCTATAATGAACTATATCATGCCTCATGAAAACATTTTACCTATGCACTGCTCCGCAAATATGGATCCAGTAACTCATGAAACTGCAATTTTCTTTGGATTATCTGGAACAGGTAAAACAACTTTATCAGCTGATCCTAATCGTAAATTGATTGGTGATGATGAACATGGTTGGTGTGATAAAGGTATTTTCAATTTTGAAGGTGGTTGTTATGCAAAATGTATAAACTTAAAAGAAGAAAGTGAACCTGAAATTTATCGTGCAATTAAATTTGGAAGTTTAGTGGAAAATGTTGTTGTAGACCCTATAACAAGAAAAATCCAATATGAAGATGCAAGTATAACTCCAAATACAAGAGTAGGATACCCTATACACTACATTCCTAATGCCGAATTATCAGGAGTAGGTGGAATACCAAAAGTTGTTATATTCTTAACAGCAGATTCTTTTGGAGTATTGCCTCCAATTTCAAGATTAAGTCAAGAAGCTGCAATGTACCACTTTGTAACTGGATTTACTGCAAAACTAGCTGGAACTGAATTGGGAGTAAAAGAACCAGTTCCTACATTCTCAACTTGTTTTGGAGAACCATTTATGCCTATGGATCCAAGTGTGTATGCTGAGATGCTTGGAGAAAGATTAAAGAAACATAATACAAAAGTGTATTTAATCAACACTGGTTGGTCAGGTGGAGCTTATGGAACAGGTAAGAGAATAAATTTAAAATATACTCGTGCTATGGTAACAGCAGTATTAAATGGATATTTTGATAATGCTGAATACAAGCATGATGAAATATTTAATTTAGATATTCCTCAATCTTGCCCAGATGTTCCTAGTGAAATTATGAATCCAATAGATACTTGGCAAGATAGAGATAAATATATTGTAGCTGCTAAAAAATTGGCTAATCTATTCTATAATAACTTTAAAGAAAAATATCCAAATATGCCAGAAAATATTACAAATGCTGGCCCTACATACAATGATTAA
- a CDS encoding DUF1846 domain-containing protein: MKIGFNHEKYLEEQSKYILERVNNHDKLYIEFGGKLLADLHAKRVLPGFDENAKIKVLNKLKDKIEVIICVYAGDIERNKIRGDFGITYDMDVFRLIDDLRENDLKVNSVVITRYEDRPSTDLFITRLERRGIKVYKHFATKGYPSDVDTIVSDEGYGKNAYIETTKPIVVVTAPGPGSGKLATCLSQLYHEYKRGKDVGYSKFETFPVWNVPLKHPLNIAYEAATVDLNDVNMIDPFHLEEYGEIAVNYNRDIEAFPLLKRIIEKITGKKSIYQSPTDMGVNRVGFGITDDEVVRKASEQEIIRRYFKTGCDYKKGNTDLETFKRSEFIMHSLGLKEEDRKVVIFARKKLELLNEEKSDKQKTVSAIAFEMPDGKIITGKKSSLMDAPSAAILNSLKYLSNFDDELLLISPTILEPIIKLKEKTLKNRHIPLDCEEILIALSITAATNPMAEVALSKLSQLEGVQAHSTHILGRNDEQYLRKLGIDVTSDQVFPTENLYYNQ; this comes from the coding sequence ATGAAAATAGGTTTTAACCATGAAAAATATTTAGAAGAACAATCTAAGTATATACTTGAAAGAGTTAATAACCATGACAAACTGTATATTGAATTTGGAGGAAAACTTTTAGCAGATTTACATGCTAAAAGAGTTTTACCTGGATTTGATGAAAATGCAAAAATTAAGGTTTTGAATAAACTTAAAGATAAAATAGAAGTTATAATCTGTGTATATGCAGGGGATATTGAAAGAAATAAAATCAGAGGTGATTTTGGAATCACTTATGATATGGATGTTTTTAGACTTATTGATGATTTAAGAGAAAATGATTTAAAAGTTAATAGTGTGGTTATTACAAGATATGAAGATAGACCATCAACTGACCTTTTTATAACAAGATTAGAAAGAAGAGGAATAAAAGTATATAAACACTTTGCTACAAAAGGATATCCGAGTGATGTTGATACAATAGTAAGTGATGAAGGTTATGGAAAAAATGCCTATATAGAAACTACAAAACCAATAGTTGTAGTAACTGCTCCAGGACCAGGAAGTGGAAAACTTGCCACTTGTTTAAGTCAACTTTATCATGAATATAAAAGAGGAAAAGACGTTGGATATTCTAAGTTTGAAACTTTCCCAGTTTGGAATGTTCCTTTAAAACACCCATTAAATATAGCTTATGAAGCTGCAACTGTTGACTTAAATGATGTCAATATGATAGATCCATTTCATTTAGAAGAATATGGAGAAATTGCTGTAAACTATAATAGAGATATTGAAGCATTTCCTCTATTAAAAAGAATTATTGAAAAAATAACAGGAAAGAAATCAATTTATCAATCCCCAACTGATATGGGAGTCAATAGAGTTGGTTTTGGTATAACTGATGATGAAGTAGTTAGAAAAGCATCTGAACAAGAAATAATAAGAAGATATTTTAAAACTGGTTGTGATTATAAAAAAGGAAATACAGATTTAGAAACATTTAAAAGATCAGAATTTATAATGCACAGTTTAGGTTTAAAAGAAGAAGATAGAAAAGTAGTAATTTTTGCTAGAAAAAAATTAGAACTTTTAAATGAAGAAAAAAGTGATAAACAAAAAACAGTTTCTGCTATTGCATTTGAAATGCCAGATGGGAAAATAATAACAGGAAAAAAATCTTCTTTAATGGATGCTCCATCAGCAGCTATATTAAATTCATTGAAGTATCTCTCTAATTTTGATGATGAATTGCTATTAATTTCACCAACAATTTTAGAGCCTATTATAAAGCTAAAAGAAAAGACTTTAAAAAATAGACATATTCCACTTGATTGTGAAGAAATACTAATTGCATTAAGTATAACAGCAGCAACTAATCCTATGGCAGAAGTTGCTCTATCTAAACTTTCACAATTAGAGGGAGTACAAGCTCATTCGACACATATTTTAGGAAGAAATGATGAACAATATCTAAGAAAACTTGGAATAGATGTTACATCAGATCAAGTTTTTCCAACTGAAAATTTATATTATAATCAATAA
- a CDS encoding AMP-binding protein, protein MQIVTDKNKVALYYKDIAVTYKEFILNTKKIKQFTKIKEFTNNMIYMENRPELLYSFFAIWDSRATCVCIDASSTAEELKYYIDNSDVVKIFTTKMQVEKVKEALNILNKQIEIIVVDEINLSEIKIDENSQESLVINSPEKEDTALILYTSGTTGKPKGVMLTFDNIWANVGSLDVYKMYEENDVFLALLPMHHILPLLGTGIMPLLYSATIVFLEDISSVALIDAMKKYKVTMMIGVPKLWEVMHKKIMDTINSKAITRFIFKLAKKVNSLSFSKLIFKKVSEGFGGHIKFFVSGGSKLNPQITKDFYTLGIKICEGYGMTETSPIISYTPKNNIVFDSAGKVIKDVEVKIADDNEILVKGRNVMKGYYKNPEATAEIIDKDGWLHTGDLGKLMNDYLYITGRKKEMIVLSNGKNINPIEIETKISSMTNLISEIVVTEYNSILTAVIHPDLEKVKEEKVDNIYENLKWEVVDKYNQKTPDYKKILDVKIINEDFPKTKIGKIKRFMIADMLDGKIEKQERKPEPDFEEYNKIKKYLVDIKGKDVYFDSHIEIDLGMDSLDMVEFQYFLDLNYGIKEENLISKYPTLLELANYIKDNRNQEKIGNLDWKEIVNKDTTAKLPSSSFIAIIFKFLSFILFKTFFRVKIKGKEKIEKDKPTIFVANHQSFLDGFLFNYSVPLKVLKKTYFLATVIHFKSSIMKFMADSSNVVLVDMNKDIAEVMQILAKLLKENKNVAIYPEGLRTRDGKMNKFKKSFAILAKELNVDVQPYVIGGAYDLFPAGKKFPRSGKITVEFLDKIKVENLTYDEIVNEAYLVIKNKVEP, encoded by the coding sequence ATGCAAATCGTAACTGATAAAAATAAAGTAGCTTTATACTATAAAGATATAGCTGTTACTTATAAAGAATTTATCTTAAATACAAAAAAAATAAAACAATTTACAAAAATAAAAGAATTTACAAACAATATGATATATATGGAAAATAGACCAGAATTATTATATAGTTTTTTTGCTATTTGGGATAGTAGAGCAACTTGTGTTTGTATAGATGCTTCAAGCACAGCAGAGGAATTGAAATATTATATTGATAATTCTGATGTTGTTAAAATATTTACTACTAAAATGCAAGTTGAAAAAGTAAAAGAAGCCTTAAATATTTTAAATAAACAAATTGAAATTATTGTTGTAGATGAGATAAATTTAAGTGAAATAAAAATTGATGAAAATTCACAGGAAAGTTTAGTGATTAATTCACCTGAAAAAGAAGACACAGCTTTAATCCTATATACTTCTGGAACAACAGGAAAACCTAAGGGAGTTATGTTAACATTTGATAATATTTGGGCAAATGTCGGCTCACTTGATGTATATAAGATGTATGAAGAAAATGATGTATTTCTTGCATTGTTACCAATGCACCATATATTACCTCTTTTAGGGACAGGTATTATGCCTTTATTATATTCTGCTACAATAGTATTCCTTGAAGATATTTCTTCTGTTGCACTTATAGATGCAATGAAAAAATATAAGGTTACTATGATGATTGGTGTTCCTAAACTTTGGGAAGTAATGCATAAAAAAATTATGGATACAATAAATTCAAAAGCTATAACAAGATTCATTTTTAAACTTGCTAAAAAAGTAAATTCTTTGAGTTTTAGTAAATTAATATTTAAAAAAGTGAGTGAAGGTTTTGGGGGACATATTAAATTTTTTGTATCAGGAGGATCTAAATTAAATCCACAAATTACAAAAGACTTTTATACTCTTGGAATAAAAATTTGTGAAGGATATGGAATGACTGAAACTTCACCAATAATTTCATACACTCCTAAAAATAATATAGTTTTTGATTCAGCAGGAAAAGTTATTAAAGATGTAGAAGTCAAAATTGCTGATGATAATGAAATACTTGTCAAAGGTAGAAATGTAATGAAAGGATATTATAAAAATCCTGAAGCAACTGCTGAAATAATTGATAAAGATGGATGGTTACACACTGGAGATTTAGGGAAATTAATGAATGACTATCTATATATAACAGGTAGAAAAAAAGAAATGATAGTCTTATCTAATGGAAAAAATATAAATCCTATTGAAATTGAAACAAAAATTTCTTCTATGACTAATTTAATATCTGAGATAGTTGTTACAGAGTATAATTCTATTTTAACGGCAGTTATACATCCAGACTTAGAAAAGGTAAAAGAAGAAAAAGTTGATAATATTTATGAAAATCTAAAATGGGAAGTAGTCGATAAGTATAATCAAAAAACACCTGATTATAAAAAGATATTAGATGTTAAAATTATAAATGAAGATTTTCCAAAAACAAAAATTGGTAAGATTAAAAGATTTATGATAGCAGATATGCTAGATGGAAAGATTGAAAAACAAGAAAGAAAACCTGAACCAGATTTTGAAGAATATAATAAGATTAAAAAATATCTTGTTGATATTAAAGGGAAAGATGTATATTTTGACTCACATATTGAAATTGATTTAGGTATGGATTCTCTTGATATGGTTGAATTTCAATATTTCTTAGATTTGAATTATGGTATTAAAGAAGAAAATTTAATTTCTAAATATCCAACTCTTTTAGAGCTTGCAAACTATATAAAAGACAATAGAAATCAAGAAAAAATTGGAAATCTTGATTGGAAAGAAATTGTAAATAAAGATACAACTGCAAAATTACCAAGTTCAAGTTTTATTGCAATAATTTTTAAATTTTTATCTTTTATTCTTTTTAAAACATTTTTTAGAGTTAAAATAAAAGGTAAAGAAAAAATTGAAAAAGATAAGCCTACTATTTTTGTTGCAAATCATCAAAGTTTTTTAGATGGATTCTTGTTTAATTATTCTGTTCCTTTAAAAGTTTTGAAAAAAACTTATTTTTTGGCAACAGTAATACATTTTAAAAGTTCTATAATGAAATTTATGGCAGATTCTTCAAATGTTGTATTGGTTGATATGAATAAGGATATTGCAGAAGTAATGCAGATACTTGCTAAACTTTTAAAAGAAAATAAAAATGTTGCTATTTATCCAGAAGGTTTAAGAACAAGAGATGGAAAAATGAATAAATTTAAAAAATCTTTTGCTATTCTTGCAAAAGAATTAAATGTTGATGTTCAACCTTATGTTATAGGTGGTGCTTATGACTTGTTCCCAGCTGGTAAGAAATTCCCTAGATCTGGAAAAATCACAGTTGAATTTTTAGATAAGATAAAAGTTGAAAATTTAACTTATGATGAGATAGTAAATGAAGCTTATTTAGTTATTAAAAATAAAGTAGAACCTTAA
- a CDS encoding TlpA disulfide reductase family protein, whose protein sequence is MKKKLLVIMLFILSLTSFAIPLNNMDKDGNVTLPNIELVDQYGKKHNLKDYKGKVVMINFWVSWCSDCKGEMPKVVELYKEYGENKKDLIILGVATPISKEYPNNKDKIDKKALLKYIADNKYVFPSLFDETGKTYAEYEIEEYPSTFIIDRNGYLKVYIKGAVSKEELKQYIESVFNPTQK, encoded by the coding sequence ATGAAGAAAAAACTTTTAGTTATAATGTTATTTATTTTATCTTTGACAAGTTTTGCAATACCATTAAATAATATGGATAAAGATGGTAATGTTACTTTACCAAATATAGAACTTGTTGACCAATATGGAAAAAAACATAATTTAAAAGATTATAAAGGTAAAGTTGTTATGATTAATTTTTGGGTAAGCTGGTGCAGTGACTGTAAAGGTGAAATGCCAAAAGTTGTAGAATTATATAAAGAATATGGAGAAAATAAAAAAGATTTAATAATTCTTGGAGTCGCAACTCCTATATCTAAGGAATATCCTAATAATAAAGATAAAATTGATAAAAAAGCATTATTAAAATATATAGCAGATAATAAATATGTTTTTCCAAGTTTGTTTGATGAAACAGGTAAAACTTATGCTGAATATGAAATAGAAGAATATCCTTCAACTTTTATTATTGATAGAAATGGATATTTAAAAGTTTATATAAAGGGGGCTGTTTCAAAAGAAGAATTAAAACAATATATTGAAAGTGTTTTTAACCCTACACAAAAATAA
- a CDS encoding OmpA family protein, whose protein sequence is MKKEFLISIIVAILLVFGVKTYYDKKTTNNTQVSTEKEVSNENEMLVPGYALGEIPFIAAPEMPDLSIKENPNAKITLDMTKKISSVPGISVTPVKVENSNIVGGDYSMQIGENGDGQFTDKDKTVQTDGKGAGQYIDENVTIQRNEDGSGQYINKVTGVTLQVDAQGEGQYLDEKNKISFQIGADGTGVYKDEDNDTTITIGKNNSTYTKGNITIENNGDGSGTYNDKDKELLIENDGKGKAVITLKGKTTEVEAKPLEKPEKFPKLKMVPPVPSIEANSLLITLDSGILFDVDKYDVRPEAAEVLKNLATVLKEADIKAFEIDGHTDSDASDEHNQVLSENRANSVKNFLTSQGLTAEITINGYGESRPIATNDTPEGKQKNRRVEIIIPTI, encoded by the coding sequence ATGAAGAAAGAATTTTTAATATCAATAATAGTAGCTATTCTTTTAGTTTTTGGAGTTAAGACTTATTATGATAAGAAAACTACTAATAACACTCAAGTTTCAACAGAAAAAGAAGTTTCAAATGAAAATGAAATGTTAGTACCTGGTTATGCCTTAGGAGAAATACCATTTATTGCAGCACCTGAAATGCCTGACCTTTCAATAAAAGAAAATCCAAATGCAAAAATTACTTTGGATATGACTAAAAAAATATCATCTGTTCCTGGTATTTCTGTTACACCTGTAAAAGTTGAAAACAGTAATATAGTTGGTGGAGATTATTCTATGCAAATTGGAGAAAATGGAGATGGACAGTTTACTGATAAAGATAAAACTGTTCAAACTGATGGAAAAGGTGCTGGTCAATATATAGATGAAAATGTAACAATTCAAAGAAATGAAGATGGTTCAGGACAATATATTAATAAAGTGACTGGTGTTACACTTCAAGTTGATGCACAAGGAGAAGGGCAATATCTTGATGAAAAAAATAAAATTTCATTCCAAATTGGTGCTGATGGAACAGGTGTATACAAAGACGAAGACAATGATACAACAATTACTATAGGTAAAAATAATTCTACTTATACAAAAGGTAATATTACAATAGAAAATAATGGTGATGGTAGTGGAACTTATAATGATAAAGATAAAGAGCTTTTAATAGAAAATGATGGAAAGGGAAAAGCTGTTATAACACTTAAGGGAAAAACTACTGAAGTGGAAGCAAAACCTCTTGAAAAACCAGAAAAATTTCCTAAGTTAAAAATGGTACCTCCTGTTCCTAGTATAGAAGCAAATAGTCTTTTAATAACTTTAGATTCAGGTATACTTTTTGATGTTGATAAATATGATGTTCGTCCAGAGGCAGCAGAAGTTCTTAAAAATCTTGCTACTGTGTTAAAAGAAGCAGATATAAAAGCATTTGAAATAGATGGACATACAGATTCTGATGCAAGCGATGAACACAACCAAGTTTTATCAGAAAATCGTGCTAATTCTGTTAAGAATTTTTTAACTTCACAAGGTTTAACAGCTGAAATTACAATAAATGGTTATGGAGAAAGTAGACCAATAGCTACAAATGACACACCAGAAGGAAAACAAAAAAATCGTCGTGTAGAAATAATAATTCCTACAATTTAA
- a CDS encoding LemA family protein, with protein sequence MIALGVIIGIIVILAMVAIGYKNKFVVLDNRVKNSWSQIDVQMQNRFSLVPNLVETVKGYAKHEKETFEGIANAKTRYMSATTPEEKMEANNQLSGFLGRLFAISEAYPELKANTSFENLQAQLVEVENKIRFARQFYNDTVTEYNQTIQMFPGSLFAGIFNYHNAELFKANEMAREEVQVKF encoded by the coding sequence ATGATAGCATTAGGAGTAATAATAGGAATAATTGTAATTTTAGCTATGGTAGCTATTGGCTACAAAAATAAATTTGTAGTTTTAGATAACAGAGTTAAAAATTCCTGGAGTCAAATTGATGTACAAATGCAAAATAGGTTTAGTCTTGTACCAAATTTAGTTGAAACAGTAAAAGGTTATGCTAAGCATGAAAAGGAAACTTTTGAAGGTATTGCAAATGCAAAAACAAGGTATATGTCAGCAACTACACCAGAAGAAAAAATGGAAGCTAACAATCAATTAAGTGGTTTCTTAGGAAGACTTTTTGCAATATCAGAAGCATATCCAGAATTAAAAGCAAATACAAGTTTTGAAAATTTACAAGCTCAACTTGTAGAAGTTGAAAATAAAATAAGATTTGCTAGACAATTCTATAATGATACTGTAACAGAATATAATCAAACTATTCAAATGTTTCCAGGGAGTTTATTTGCGGGAATTTTTAATTATCATAATGCAGAGTTGTTTAAAGCAAATGAAATGGCAAGAGAAGAAGTACAAGTTAAATTTTAA